The following DNA comes from Hordeum vulgare subsp. vulgare chromosome 3H, MorexV3_pseudomolecules_assembly, whole genome shotgun sequence.
aaaggagaagagaagaagaaaaaggagaagaaaggaagaaaaaggagaagaaaagaagaaaacggagaagaaaagaagaaaaagaaaaagattttttgtcatttaattcctattgttattaggtttgtgctagattattagggttagtaatatttagaattaggttagggttacaagaagaagaaatataaacaaaaataagaaaataagattaggaaaaatgaaaataagaagaggaggagaagaaaagaagaaaaaggagaataagaagaggaggagaggagaagaagaggaaaaatagaagaagaggagaagtagaagaagagaaaaaattagaagaggaggagaggagaagtagaagaagagaagaggagaagtactacaagaagaggagaagaagaagtagaagaagaggagaaatagaagaagagaaaaaattagtttagggttacaagaagaagaaatatatttttttgtcatttaattttgctattgtatagtgtatatgcttaagtgttaatagtgtttcttagattattgcttaattttgctattgtatatgcttaagtgttaatagtttaattttgctattgtatatgcttaagtgttaatagtttatttttagcaagaaaattaatagaactagtttatttttttagttcattttaagatgcctatcccgcatccttgtcgtcgactcggcggacgaCACTTGCTTGatgagaggggccctgtccgggactgggctccgcccggctggtattgggaggtgctaccttccggggggcgtaggttggtgaggagccaacccgtcgttgacccgatccttgtttggtggcggtcgcgtgggccagtgagggtgccgaggcttccggacaccgcggaggtggtacgtcaccgtgtcagcgaggaggatgagcacgtccgtcgctacatggttgcgttggagggcaggttcgagcatacctggcaggttcttcggggatctcactggagctatgatcctgtgatggttccttctctttgggtgtccaccgcccgcgccgatacccgtcgggcgctacggttctagatgtatcagcgatactatatgtatgatagtattcgaggagtattagtgataatattcgacgatgtacggacaaaagtgatgatgtattagcttataattgaatgcatgctaatttgaatactactttattttacgatttggttttgcttattgaatgctcaaattggaaaagtactcctactttgaatactatgcagaaatctaggagtcccgggtggagccacgacccgggacttaagttgttttggaacggagttcctgatagaataattcttttttggtacaaaggttaagagaatccgttttttgtagaactatggatccacatatcaggaacctcgaagaggaagaacttctcgaagatatgatcaaagacggccccgacgttgaactagctgaatctccgtcgtcatatctaaaccaggacgttggaatggaggtcgagcgacacgaagaggaAGCCGatgggggcaggagataggtccaatgacggagaaggtgatagctccactgatggagaagccggtgaagaggagaagtccggcgaggtatacatatgaagttcgacaatcacttgtaatatgtgaaaaatattggagatagctctatattgtatacatatacattcatttgacgaatgtttctccctcttaggcctccacatcgagcaaaactacgaaacgaggcccgactagaaagttggatgcacggacgcattacacatttgaggtgatatttcctacgggagaacccaagcttcctaagaatgctgctgacacattcaagaagcaatgcggagttctcgttagggatcacgtcccgatcagcgttcgagagtggaacaagcgcaaaggggcagccgatagtgactatgtcgccgaaaggtacaaagataatctttggaatgatctcatgtcacatttcaacctgccagaatgtgagaatgaagacgccgcagacaaactgagggccaaagtcaagcagtggactctgaagaagatggccgaactgttccgtagctggaagaagaagctatggaaaaactatctgaagacaaagaaagtgccagtattcgaggggtatctagccaagcaggcgaatcactggaaggcatttcaagagtacaaggagtcagaagatgcccaggcattatcagaaaagaacaagataaatgccgacaagaagaaatatcaccacaagctggggccagggggctatgagactgccatcccaaagtgggataagaaagagcaagatctgatagataaaggcatcgtacctgaaccactccgtgatgagtgggaattgagagcaagaaattggttccttgcgcatggtgggtcgtacgacgaaacaacaggggacctcatctgcaatgacgatcttaggatacccagggagaattggaaaaggatagtgaaagaaattaaggagggacaaagaaagttcactgcagatagagatagagatttgctcacactggtcctcggcaatgacgaacatggaggaagaacgcgaggcttcggtccttcttacccgtggtggcttgggtttgccagagaccaagacacttacagaagccgagagagagctaagaagcggcagcaggatgaggagaatgacaagttcaaccagttgcttgacaggattaacgagcaacagaagcagattgatgagcttagaggagtaccgcgccaggaagatcctgcacttgatattaccggcgccccatctaagcgtaaaagcagcgtggctgaatctgaggccccgcccaacgatgaacgaagaatgatagagggcggtcccggctaccccgtggatggaatcaaggagtcaacatcatgtgaactccatcagaaattcaagaacatatccatgaaggtggtcgtcggacaagctttaccttctggccctgatgcacgctcgcatggccgtgagattccagctggctttgctaaagtcggggtggatgaaatcatgatggggtttaatgatatggagctcgacatagctggacccgaagatgagaggacactcggagaagtactgggtggagtcatcctatgggacaagaactacatcaagcttccaggctcggccccaaggacaacaccgcctccgagtcgtcgcaggtcacctacacctccattacctccaagccctacacatgacgtcggccagcacaacacgagtctatctcgatcaccgccgccggacttgggtcgtccgtctctgccgccgcccgcacatgatactaagcggaagcgtgcgagCAAGAACGCTCCAtcaatgatttctaagcgacggagctccccaaagcgcaaactgtcgcccctcccaaaggtacctcatgctaatcttcctatcagaccttatgatcgtacccccgaggaaaacgccaggatagttgGTGAACAGCATGAtgctgcgcagatgaaaaagaaggaacccgagccccgcccggaatacaccgagaagcaaatagcatgggcaaaagacttcataacccttccatcatagtatgacttacactataagcctgatgactatacacgcacattgcagaaggaagtgaaaaagagcagctcacgtgcaagtgcaagtgggagcaaatcaagttcaactacaagcaagcaaaaatcagacgttcctcagcttggacaacaggccaaacagtcaatcccacccctcaagctgttaaccgagaatgttccccctccggtgcaggggcaagtttttgaaagagcaaaggagttggcggctgaatgtggtatcttggttgaagatttgctggcttcccaagacgacaggatacccaaggctgtggtagcccctaagccacagtttgtcatgggtgagcctttggtcagcaaagatgatctcccaacaaatatgcgttacttgcataaatggtacttaagtgagtcaaagaatgggagaacgatgatcgtgctgagtgtcccacgggagtactacggccgctccgaagaaatccatatcgactttgatgaactcttccagatgtacaatggcgacgccctcgacaaatcgcttatgagttgctattgtctgtaagtttttcaattcgttgtctacatataacttgtttagttatttcaattcattgtctatatataacttgtactctattatgcagaatgaagattctggattgtaaaagtaagagcatcctaaatattgggtttattgacccagataaaatacatatagcgacgctaactgataaacccaaggagacggaggaaaaccttgtaaggtttctaacagatcaaaatttctgtgaccacatactgtttccatacaacttcaggtgagggtctttactctgttgtgtccattcacttataagtgtaattgataagttactgacacacacacacacacacacacacacacacacacatatatatatatatatatatacacacatgtgcagcttccattggattctgttgaacattcaaattgataagggaagagttgatgccttcgacccattatcgagacccttggaacagttccaaagcctgcaggacatgctccaagggtaatttcaatcattcctgcgctctatcggtctctttcgatgattttctgatatatcaattaatgaaaaacttagcaaatcattatccttgtcgggcagggtttggaagcggttcaagtgcgtgactcccggtatcgagcatgagaagttgacctttagagcggctcaggtaagtagtagtatgatatacttctattaattttcaatacatttatgatgctagattattgttttgattatatatattctattctcgtaaagtgcgaccagcagccacggggaacgcatctatgcgaatactatgtttgcgagaccattcgcacgtttacctctgagctcaaggatcacagattcgacgtaagcaatgaacattcacacctctatttttacccgtcattctttgttatcatgattgatattcatattcatctcctcttcttatatagcacacggccatgaggacaaaggtcctaccagagcaacgcgcgaggtcctaccagagcaacgcgcgattgctgttgcagaggagcttgcgggatttctgaggacggaagctatagatgacaaagacgatttagtgtaactagggaccattactgatgttcgtccatgtaatcgaatagacgggctctagtccccataattcagatctgcatataattgtatatatatgctcgcttgtaagataagttaaccttatatatatatgcataattatttctatttaaattatatgaaaactaattcccgaacaccaaacgaggcatcacgttaatctcccgaacacctaaaccttaaaaccctaaaacccaaaaataatttcattcaaaaaaaacccaaaaaccaacaaaatctgaaaatctttagtcccggcccgtgtaacgaaccgggactaaaggtcctgcccctggggcgctacgaggcgcccacgtggagcacctttagtcccggcttgtaagagggccgggacaagaggttaggcctttagtcccgcccctttagtcccggttggtgaaccgggactaaagccccttacgggccgaggctaaaggccccgtccccactagtgttctCTAACATGAAGTGTGTCACATCGTACTCCAAGTAAGATCCCCTCGGATCTTCCTCTTGGCGGGAGACAGTGCCAATCAAAATTGATTCCCGCTGATAAAGCACTTAGGAACTGAGACGTAAAGTTGTCTCTTCCTGTCTCCATAATTGCAATAAAATCAAGCTGATGCTCTATGGTTGCTTCAGCCAGAAGTCTAGTTTCAGCCAAGTCAcgtagacctctgctattccagaaGATGCCCTTCATCGTTCATCATAAAAAAAATTAATAGTTCTAAACCGAGTACTCCTGTGGACCGCCGAAACCGGATACACTTTTCGTTGCCAGGACCGTTTTGGTTTATCACCAAGTCCCTGGTCCATATAACCAGGTGATTGTGATTTGGCATGATCAAAATTTTCAATAATGGTACTCGAATCTAGACAAATATCCTCTCCTATATCAGACTCTTCCAAGGATAACAAGTTACCACACAATGAATTAAGACCCCCCTGATCATTAATCTCAGATTCTTGCATATGTTTTACCGCAGACAAATTCCGAATAATATCAAGGGCCCTATCTACCTCTAAATCTAATAGATCATTAATGGATTTCGAAACTTTCCTCTTGTCTATCTTTACCGAGAATAACTCTCGGCATATGTTTCTGGACCCATATGTCAGGTTGGTGCCACGTGGCAACGGCCGGCCAAGGATTGTGGTCCCTTAGCTACTTTACTTTGCCGAGAGCCGGTTATGAGTGTCCGTGCCCTAGCTCCCGGCAATTTCCTGTTTGCCTGAAGGGTGTACGCCGGGTGTCCTTTACCGAGTGCGACAGTCGGTAAAGCCTTCGTCGACGGTTATTGGCACTATATCGATTGCAGTAGTGATAGATGCTTATTTTCCAGGTATACATAACCTAGAGGATTGTGGCAATGTGTGGAAGAATGTGTAACTTGCTATGTCCGTTGGATTAATCTATTGTTGTATGTCCGTTGACGAAAAGTATTGGTGCAAGTTAGCAAAATCAGAAAGTTGGATGCGTCAACAATGCACACCAAGACAAGATTCAAGTATATCTTATCCATGAATCTAGTAGCATATAAAATCAGCAGATCATATTGCTTTACGGGCGTAACAACCACCAAAAAATTATTAATAACAGGGACGTGAGGCACCTCTTTTGCTTTGATGTTGGCAATGATGGCCTcgatcgcgagcttccttgcttgGACGGCCTCCTTTATGTGAAACTTCCTCCTTTTGGCGGCCTCCTCTATGACAAACTTTTTCATTTGGAGATTCAAGTATATCTTTATTTGGTCCTCCTTTTCTTTCCTCCTGCTCTTCCCTCGCACTTCTCTTGGAGTCATCATGACTTGTAAAGTTTCTTTCAAGGCGAAGGATGTCGAATCACGCTTCTCTTCTATCTTCAAAGTGGTCTTGCCCCTCGGCCTTTTGGGCATAACTTCTTCATTCCCAGCCACGGatgccttctctttcttcttcttgttgttcttcttcatcttGTGTCGAGATGCTAATCCAGTGATCGATGGTCGAGGGGCGATGTGTTCCCCACGTCCcaggtcttctctgaattctgaaCCATACAATTGGTCAAAGAAGCCTCATACACATATTCAAGCTTCACACTGAAACTCTTTTACAAACGGTGACCTGTTAAAACAAGAGAATCATCTTGTTTGAAATGAAAGAAAACGACAATAATGGAAACATCGATGCAGTGCACAGTTTGTAGACGAACATCCCAAGACCTCGCGCACTGTTTTCTGACGGGCAAACTCGACCGAAAAGTCAACGCCGGAATGAATAGCAGCCCAACGGATCCGGCTCCGGTTGCGGCTCAGAGAAAAGTAAACATCCATGGCCAGAAGATCTGACCGGAGAAAAGTAAACATATATGGCCAAAAGATGATCCCCAGAATTCCGTCCAGCTCCAGCGGCAGATAGCCAAAAGATGGCCCCTTCTGCATGCTCCACCTTGAGAATGGAATGGATATGCCATGGCAGATACGAGTCATGGTACGTAGGCATGCACTAGCCTCCTTTGCTGCTCGTAGAAGTATAGCACGTAGCCATGTCAACACAAGCTGCACCTGCACGTAGATGCAAATTGCCTCCCTCTTCCTCGGTGAAAACCATGCCTATGCCGCTGCTGCTCCCGCTCGCCTTCTTATTTCTGCGCACAGTTACACCCACCGGCAGCAACGGGAGCTGCACGCCGAGGTCATGCGGGGACCTGACCATCAGGTACCCCTTCTCCCTCGCCGGCGCACAGCCGTTCTACTGCGGCTACCCGCCCTTCGACCTCACCTGCGACACCAGCACTGGTCATGCTGGTGCCTACGTGAGGAAAACGTTCAGGGAGCACCTGTTCCGCATCAACGACATATCCTATGAGAACAACTCCATGGTGGCCGCCGTGCAGACCTCCTTCGTGGGCGACAGGGCCTGCCCCGTCCCCGACTTCAACGTGTCGGCCAGCCTCGCCCTCTTCCCGTTCAACATCAGCGTCGCCAACAAGCGTCTGGTGTTCTTCTACAACTGCACCGTGCCTCGTGAGTTCAGCCTGCCGCGGCGGTGCGCGAATCACTCGATGGGAGCCTACATCTCCGGTTCATGGGACGACGGCGAAGGCGGCACGCCGCCGCAGGGGGTTCCGAGGAACTGTAGCTCGGTGAGCGTGCCGGTGCACCGAGGAATGGCGCGACCTCATGAGCACTACGAGCGGCTGATCAGGGATGGATTCCTCCTGAAGCTGCTGGCGCCGATAGGGGACTGCGATGGATGCAGGCAGATGAGCGGCAGGGAGTGCAGGTTCGATCAGTTTGCGTTCCAGTGCGCCTGCCCCGACGGGAACCTCTGCTCAAATTCCACCCAAGAAACCAACGCAACAGCTCATCCAGGTAAACAGAGCGTTTCATTTTCTACTCTACATTGCATtgttgtgaaaatcaagtattgcAGCTTGATTGCATAGACGCAATTAAAACAAATTCATCGGCGCTGATTGAATTGGCAGATGAATGGCAGATGAAGTTCCTGAAAACGGTGATCGAATTGATAGATCATCATAATTTGGCTGTGTTTAGGTAGGGGTCAGGATTAGGCGGGGCGGGATGCTGCTGTCCGCAAACACAAACGCGGGCGCCAGCGACTTAGAGCATCTTCACCCGCGTCCTCAAAACGCCCTCTCAATCGATGTTTTAATTGTCGACGCTAAAAAAAATCGTTCAGTCGTGCTTCATGACGTCGTTTTTTGACGGATTTGACTAAAACTAGCACTGGCGGTCCCAAGCTGAACCCGCCCCCCGAAGGACGCTTGGGGACGACCgacgctatttttacatgcacaaACCCCACCGACCTgcatctctcttctctctctccttcctttctTTGTTAGGTCCACCATGTACATGTAAAAAAAAATCTTTACTTTCTTTTATCTCTCTTCTTAGTGGCCGCCTAGGAACCAAGCCCTACCAAACCGTTTTTCTTGTCGGTTAACCCTCACGCAACGCTATTTTGGCCCTTAGGACGCCTAACGGCCAGAGATGCTCTTAAGCGGTCATCATGGCTGCCCGTTACATGCCGGCTACATTTATTGTTGACAACGTGGCAGCCTGTATGATCCCGCTACAAACCCGCTTGACGTATGTACCTTTACAAGACCGAACATGTTTTCTGATGACATGTCGCCCTCCTGAACCTGTCCACCTCCAGCTCCGTCTCGATAACCTTGTCGGCGCCGAGGAACGCCCTGACGAACGGCTCCATCATCAGTCGGGGGCTCGCGGTGATGATGCACCTCCTGCCGAACGAGCGGAACACCCGCCACCCATCAGGGTGCTCGTCGCGGGTGTAGAACGGACGCGGATTTTGTCTAGCCCATTGCGCGCACAACCCATATCAGGTCCATCCATCCGGCATGCAGGTCAAATCAATCATTCCACATGCAGGTCAAATCAATAGGTTGCTTGTACCTCTTTCTTCTCTCTCTCAAACAAATCCATATTTTCATTACCCCTTTATAAACTTAAATCGTTTATATCTTCTAAACCGATATttcaattttatttatttttatatatttgaaCCTCTAGCGCAAAGACCTTTATAACAAGACCGATGTTGAATATATTTGGACTAGTTTAAAAAATTTGAGTGAAGAGTTCTTCACTGTTTCTAGCAAAGTTTGGACAAGCTGTTTATATAGCTCTTCagttccaaaaagattttctagCAAAGTCCTTCAATATTTCTGACAAAGTGCAGACCTAGTATTCAGAAAGTTCTTGAACTCCTGAAGTTTATTGAACTATACCACAAAGTTCTTCAAACTTTTCATACAAAGTACCGGCTAGGTAAATGTAATATTTCGCAAAATAATAATTCAATATTATTCTTATTCTAAAGGTCTTTGCGTCATGATTATAGTGAACTAATTTATTTTGAAATCGGAATATTGGTTTAGAAGATATAAATGATTTAAGTTAGGAAAGGTGAAATAAAATGGATGGATTTGTTtcggaaagagaagagagaagaaaGAGAGTGGACATGCAGATGTGACATCATGTGTACTAGCTGATGTGATGTGCATGAAGATGTGTGGTGAAGATTTGAGTCGGGCAATGAGTTAGGTATAGCCATATTCGGTGTAGAACCTGGTGTGCACCCACTGGGCCACCGTGCATCTGCCCGAGAGTTCAGGGCATCTATATATATGCACCTCCATTAGTGTGAGATCCATGGTCATCCTTCCATAATTCCATATATCTAAGAAGTCCTCTGGAAAATGAGCATTTTCCGTGGGAACTTTTGCTGATCTGCAGCCACTCATAACTTCGTCCCAGATCTTTTCTTTTTTCGAaacaggctttcgccccgctttgtattacaaagcaaccactTTCGGTACATCCAACGATAGGTGCTGGAGCGGAAACAGCACATGCACGCCCAAAAGAAACAACAAAGAAAGAGGCAAAGAAACAAATGCCAACAACAGCGGATCACCGAAAACGGAGAAGCCTCGCGACCATTGCGTCCACCGAAGAACACCCACCAAGCTCGTAGACTCCGAGACGccggtaccaatcaacacctccaagaaggtcTTCCCTTACCCATCAATCGGCACCGACCGCGACTGCTCATCCATTCACATCCACTGCCAGAGAAATCAAACATGTCAAATTCAATGGTAACAGGATTTTCACGTGTTAAGTAACGAACGAACACAAGTTTTTCTATAAGATCAAGGGAAACTTGGATGTTAGATAAAGAAAGTGGCGTAGATGTAGAAGGAGCAAATGCATGTCCGATATGGGTAATGGGAAGAGAGGAACCGGCATCGACGGTGATACGAGTAGAGGTGTTGACTGGATAGGAGGTGTGGAGAGTATCGGGATGAGCGGCCATGTGAGCCGTAGCACCGGTATCCATGTACCAGTCGCCACCGCCGGTGTAGTTGGACGGTGTAGAAGAGGAGTGTAGAGCCTCCAGCAAGGCCGGGTCCCAGGCCGCTTGGGAAGCGCGGGAGCCGGTGGCTGTGGCGGGTCGTCATGGAGAGCGGCGGCAGCCCTCCTGGCTGCGGTAGCTGTCCAAAGGAGAGGGAGGCCCATACGACGCCACGTAGGGCTGCGGTGTGGCGTAAAACGCTTGATGCGAGGGAGATCGTGGACCGATGATGACGGGAGTAGGCACATGTGGAACCCACATGGAGTAAGCATGCACGAAGCCGGACCATGGGTTCTGCCTGACATACCACGGAGccggttgttgctgctactgtggaCGGGCTGCTCCTCCCTGAGCGTCGCTCGGCTGCTGCTGATGGCACCCCTTGCACTGACCACCGCGGCGACGGCTGTTACTAGGTTGAGCCTGCTGCTGCTGTGAGAAGGGATCTGATGCCTGTGGGAAATTCGGCTACTGCGTGGGGGCGCGGCTGAGGTGCAGGCGACGCCAGTCCGTCGCGGGAGGCAGTGGTGAGAGCCGTGTGCGTGGCCCGTATCCGCTCCATCTTCACCCGCCTCTCCTTGAGCTTGAGGTACGCCAACCCCTTAGCGAAGGTAGGCTCCGGGATGAGAGTAAGGTTGGAGGCGACGTTCCCAAACTCATCATTGAGACCAGCGGTGAGGGTGCTGATGAGGAGCTCATTGCGGATCGTCTCGCCCAGATCACGAAGCTCATCGGCATGCTTTCTGAGGCGcatgcaaaaatcatcaatggatGAATCAAGTTGTTTGCACCCATAGAACTCGCCGTGAAGAAGGACCTTGGGCTGAAGTTTGTTGTCGGTGAAGAGGCCGTTGAGATTGGTCCATACGGCGTAAGCGTTATCATCGTCGCATACAACGGTGTGGAAGAGGTCCTTGGAGATGGTGAGGTAGAACCAGCGGGTGATGGTGGCGTTGCGGGTCATCCAGTCCTCGTCATTCACCATGAGACGGGAGTCCACGATGCCATCAATGTGACTGTGGAGCAGGTACTCAAGGAACACCAAAGAGAAGTACCTCTTTCAGGCGGAGTAGGAGGCGGTGGACTAATCAACGATCACTGGAACGCGGTCGAAGATGTTGAAATCGCGAACGAGGGGGACGTCCGGGCCGACGAACGGATTGCTGCCGGAGGAGGCCGAGCAACTCAGAGAGACCATGGCAGCGGGCGATGGGCGGCTTCGGGTGGTAAGGGTGAGGGTGGCGGAAGTGGATGATGCGGCGGTTGCGCGTTGGTGTGCGCGACGACGGCGGTGGCCCGTGATGGAGGGCGCGGCTGTGGTGGCGGCGGTGCGTgatggagggcgcggcggcggcggctaggttagGAACGTGGAGGAAACTGATACCATGTAGAGACTTAGGTTTGGACTGTGCAACTCTCAATATACTGATTGGGTGCACTAGGCACGTATATATAAGGTACAAGA
Coding sequences within:
- the LOC123441363 gene encoding LEAF RUST 10 DISEASE-RESISTANCE LOCUS RECEPTOR-LIKE PROTEIN KINASE-like 1.2, coding for MSTQAAPARRCKLPPSSSVKTMPMPLLLPLAFLFLRTVTPTGSNGSCTPRSCGDLTIRYPFSLAGAQPFYCGYPPFDLTCDTSTGHAGAYVRKTFREHLFRINDISYENNSMVAAVQTSFVGDRACPVPDFNVSASLALFPFNISVANKRLVFFYNCTVPREFSLPRRCANHSMGAYISGSWDDGEGGTPPQGVPRNCSSVSVPVHRGMARPHEHYERLIRDGFLLKLLAPIGDCDGCRQMSGRECRFDQFAFQCACPDGNLCSNSTQETNATAHPDEWQMKFLKTVIELIDHHNLAVFSSVSITLSAPRNALTNGSIISRGLAVMMHLLPNERNTRHPSGCSSRV